The nucleotide sequence tattattattactactgctactactactactactactacttagaACATTTTCATACGAACACTAACTAGCCATACCTGCCATTGTAAGCAGATCTGTGTTTAAACTCATGTGTAGCAGTTTCAAAGTTGAAAGATTCCAATTCAAGATATATACAGTGGTGGCCAAAATTATTTTAACACTTGGCATACTTCAGacattttcagttgtttttgttgaattgatcattaaaatatccataaaacaaatgaaatatctaCAAAGTAATCAATATGCTCTATAAACCATAGAATAAAGCCATCATTAGGaggtttaaatcattttacaaaaaacaaaaaacaagctaGGCCTGTGTCAAAATTCTCAGTCTTAAGGGTCATAGAAAGACCTCACAAGAACTGTGTGACGAGATCAATGCCACAATAACTAATGGTGCAACAGTGTCTTCAAGAACTGTGTTGGAAACTGGGTGAAGAAGGATTTGTTGGCAAGAAACCattactgaaagagaaacacagtgaaacacctgaaatttgcaaaagaacacaagaaaCTGACAAGGAAGATTGGTATAAAGTGTTGTGGACTGATGAGTCTAAGATGGAACAGTTTGACAACAAGCAAAGATGTTGGATGGATTAAGGGAGGGTGAGATATATAAAAATTTGTGTCTCTTGCAAATAGTTAAACAAAGAGGGTGAAAATTGATGGCATCATGGATAAGAAAGTATACCACAATATTCTGGTGAGGCACAGAATAGTGCCTGGGAGTTATCTTATTGGGCTTGAGTTTATTTTCCAAGAGGACAATGAGCATAAACATTCTTATAACTATTTCCAGAACTACCTGTGACAGAAGGAATCTGctgaaacattgaaaatgaTGGACTGGCCCTTCAAAGTCAGGACCTCAACCCCATAGAGCAAATTTGGGGCGAGTTGGTAAATAAACTGGATAGATGTATTGTACACTCAAAGGAAAGCCTTTGCAGAAGGCATGGGTTAACATTAGTGTTGAAATTCTCAGGAAATATATTGACACAATTCCGGAGAGATGTGCTGCAAAAGGTGGACAtactaaatattaaatttaaaagtaGATAATATCAGTAGGACTCACTTCATCTGATATTTGTTATGCTAAGGGTTACCATCTGCATCTTGCATGaacattatattaaaatgaaatcattttgtgGAGGCTAAAAAAGGACCATATGTGAACTGCCATAACCTTATAATACAGAAGTATAGGCTAGGTCATGAGTCCATTAGGTTCAGGTTCAGCattaggtgtgtgtgcatgtttgtgctaCCTGTGTATAAGGGACACTCAGGTGTTTAATGTCTGCTGCCAACTGGTTGACATCACTGCAGAGCTGATGGAACTGCTGCTGGAGTAAAGTCAGCTCCTCCTGCTGACAGAGCTGGATATCATTCTCTGACTGGTGCCCAGTGGGAATGGAGCTGGTCATTGCTGCCACCTCCTTGAGGACATGTACATGCGCACACAAAGCATTAAACTCTATTGTTGAGGCATTTGTTCTAAACCATGCTACATTATTGCATTTGGCTCATGGATGCTCCTCACCTGTGTAAAGGTGAACTTTTGGGTGTGGGTGAAGTGAGTGCCTTTGGTCAATACGTGGTCAGAGGGGTCAGAACATCTGAAGGCCTGCAGTAGCTCAGACAAGTCAGAGGTGGAGCAAAGACCACTGAGGGGGCTTTCTGGAGAGGTCAGCGTAGCAGAATGAAGCTGCTCCTTGATGCGTTTATGCATCCGGGTCAGTTTTCTGCAGTGATAATCCtgttcaaaaacagacaaactaattTAACATGGAACAGTAATGTAATAAACATGCTCATCCACATTACTGACTACTCTAAACAGATGTGTGCATCCAACACCAAGCATAGCATGAGACACTTAACTAACCAAGTGGAAACAATAGCCTGATTTACGATCCCACCAAGACCAAATACCTGGGTTTCCCCAcaagtcagtcagaactgaagaaaccTCTTGAATGAGAGATGGAACGTCTTCATgaatctacaaccaagtccagttacCCCAAATTCAACTACTTTTAAAGATTACTGTAGCTATGCCAGAATTAGCCAACATATGCTGCACTTTCACCTCAGGTGTGATGGCCTAAAGGTTAAAGAAGCAAGCCTATGATCTGTAGGTCATCAGTTAAATCCCCTGAACCAatagagaaggaaaagaaacttTTGAATGACAACCATCAACTTGTCATACTGAGGTTGGACAACAACACTTTGATAGTTTGCCTGAACAGGCAATGGGGCATTAGGTTTCCCAGCTTCAGCAGAAAGTCAGACACTCAATTTTTGTTTCCTGAGAGCATGTCACATTCCCAAGGTGATGTGCTGGTGTCTGACACATTCCAATAGCACTATCCCTACACTAACCTATTTCCATTTTGAAGTTTACGAATAGTTTTGCCAAAGTAACTCACCTGTTAATTCCAGCCTGTTAAGCATTGTTCTGCTGTTGACAATGAAACAAGACCctgtttatatttaaatctgCAGAGATTTTGATGCTGTTGCTCAGAAATGGTCTTTTATCCcttgtgtgtccttgtgttttgtcatccatgtacaaaacattaataataggCATTATATTGAATTTATCTTGTAGGTTGTACATGTAATTCCAgcatttttacaacattttcagtggattaaaaacacagcagtaacAGCCAAACCATCTAAAAGtgactaaaatgtaaatatgaatgtaatGAGTGTGATAATTTGCCTGTGGTGTGAGGCGAGACAGGAGTCCTTGACTGTTCCACTCATTGTCCCACTCCTGGGCAGCACTTAGCTCAGCTATGTGCTGCTCCAGTATGGACGCCAACACAGAGGTATGACGGGAAAACTGGGCAGTTACAGGAGGAAGGATGTACCGCTGGTAGTCCATCACCTCTGaaatcacagcacacacacagactgcattACAATTGCTGCAGCCACTTTGTCCCTATCTTGCATAattttcacaaaaacattttccctcCAAAGGAGAATATTCTGCCGCTGCATTTTCTACCAAAGGAACCTAATATTACTACATATTCTAATTATGCTCAAATTTCCACAAAGAGACAATTAAGAATAATTATTCAGAAATTGAATCAGGTGAAAATTTTTAATATTAGACAAAAAAATACCCCAAAAAAGTTAAGACCATGGTGAAACATCACACaataacatgaacataaagGGCCTACCTTTCAGCTGCTTCTTTCCTGGACCTTTACTGCAGTGTGGTAAACTCAGTGACTGCACATGAAAGCTGTGCAATGCTCCTGGAcactaaacagaaaaaaaaaaaaaaaaaaaaaaaacatgtcactgtCTCTCTAAATTGAAAtagtataatataaatatgcagTTAATACAAGATACATACATTTGCCACTGtaatttttaaatttctttttgaTTAATTATGAGATAATTCAGTGATATAAAATTTAGGTTAAAGCCatttgttcattgtttttgtttcaataaCATTTCTGAGAATCACCTTTTCTCCTTCCATCTGTTAGTGCAGACAAATAGTTATACTGCAATACAAATGAGTCTCAGCTGCAGACGCTGTGAactattttttccccccccaagAACCAgatttttttgggttttttttttttgcagtatgcTCATCTTTTATATTGATGATTCAATTTAAaagttgaaaaacaaaactgaaattgaTGAAAATTACACAGTTTGCTGGCCCTCCCTTACTTTCAAATCTGTCATACCACTGACTCAGACTGCTGGCTTCTGTTTAGTATTAGAGGCAGCTTTACAGAGTAATGTGATGGCCACCTGAAAACATtagaagtcatatttttttctcttcacacacCCAACCCTGTCAACGATGCACCTTTCCTTTTGACCAATCCATTCACTCCCTTTTATTATGCCTGTTTTCGAGGCAGTCCACGTTCTCTGGAAAGCCATATTGTCATATCCTCGTGTCTTCACAAGCTCGCAAATGGATTCCTGGAAGGATTTTGCTCTGTGGAGAGACTGACTGACGAAAACCCAGACTGGACTTTACTTGACTAGCCTGGACTAAGGTAAAATCTGTGAAGCAAATTTagtttaccttttttttattattatttttcattcatgttacTTTGAACTGAACTAAACTGTTTATTTCCTTATTTAACTGCGTTCAACTGAACTGCCTAGAAATATGGTAAACCTGAGTTActgctgttattgtttgtaCTGTTGAttcaacaaaaagagaaatatggACTGAACTTTGGGGATTTTCTGGAATGGACTACTTTCTTTGTGTCTCAAAATAAATTTAACTtccacctccgggagagcttctCTCACGTtccgggggaggcgggggacattgagtccgagtggaccttgtttcGTTCCTCCATTCTTGAGGCGGCTGACcagagctgtggccgtaaggtggtcagtgcctgtcgtggcggcggcccccgaacccgctggtggacaccggcggtgaggtcgactggggacgtcttgggtcagtggagggaatacttcgaagacctcctcaatcccaccagcacgtcttccctTGAGGTtgctgaggtagtcaaaaagctcctcggtggcaaggccctGGGGGTGGgtgaggtccgcccggagttcctcaaggccctggatgttgtggggctgtcttggttgacacgtctctgcaacatcgcgtggacatcgggggcagtgcccctggattggcagaccggggtggtggttcccctcttcaaaagGGTtagctaaccctaacccaactatagggggatcatactcctcagcctcctcgggaaggtcttttcgggggtcctggaaAGGAGGGGCCGCAAGATTGTCGtacctcggatccaggaggagcaatgtggttttcgtcctggtcgtggaactgtggactAGGGCTGTCATCCTTCCTCTTTAATCCCATTCgaatttcattaattttttttttttttaattcgaATAATATTCgaattttttatgttaaaatatagcCTATTTATGCATTACTATAGGTTACCTTGTAGGGCATGGGGTTATTATACTTTTGGCCAGTAGAGGGCGTTCCGATGTAATCAGTAAACATTCTATACCAGAAGTCAAGAGATGTTTGTTgtaagtaaataataaagatcAGGCAGAAAAGGAAAAGTTCAATTCTGAATTTTAATTCAACTCTGAGTACAACACTGAGCCGCGTCAAGGCTGCTGGAGAAAcctggtcctttaaaaaaatgcttctgttttttttttttaataccaaaATGCTCTGGTGTCAAAAGAATGGATAGGTTATGTGGTTCACCTTTATGTTTACACAGAAGTAATATATCAACTATTAACTATTAAATTCAACTCATTACTCAAAGTGCGTCACATAGCCTACGAAAATAACTGAAATTGCCCACAGGCAAAACTGAAAGTGCCTCATAAACATAACTAAAATCGTACATAACTACAACTCAAATTGCGCACTCAAGTGCATACAAAAATAACCAACTTTGCAAATTCAAAAATAACTCAAATTGCGCACGTTACATACAAAAGTGAAAGTGCTTATGGCGGCAGTGGGCCGATAACAGTCAGGCATTCCTACATTTCTAACACGCCACATCTTTTTATTAGGCCTATTTCTAAAGGTTGTTAGCCAAAAACACCAGGCGATCCACGTTTGCTGGGTCTAGTGCAGAGCGTTTTTTATTTACTATCATGCCAGCAGTGGAAAAAACCCTTTCTGCTCTAACTGAGGTGCCCGGGATGCTCAAGTAGCGCCGTGCCAGCCGGGCGAGGTGAGGGTACTTGGTTCCTGACGTCTTCCACCACGACAATGGGTTGCTGTCGCTAGGTATTGGTGTCTCAGCATCGTACATGCGCATCTCTTGCTGTAGCACAAGTCCACTGTCCAAAGTACCACCTGGACCAGCAAACTGGCGATAAACATTCCCCAAAAGGGACCCCATAGCACCCAGAGGGGTTCCATCCCCTGCTCCCTCTTCATTCTCCGCGTGCTCTTCATCCTCCGCAATCAACCTCATCTCTCTATGTACTTTATCGCGCACCTCCTGCTGTTGTTCTCCGGTCAGATGAATCAGTCGATGGAACCGGGGGTCGAGGTAACTAGCAGAATTGAGAAGCATGAACGCATCTTTGGTATGACTGTAGCGCTTCTCGAGGTCGGCGGAGATCTTAGTTTTCATGTCATTGAGTGCTTGAGGATCACCGGTAGATGGCTGAAGATGTGACATAAGCACGTACTTAAGGGGGAGAACGGCTGATGCGGTTGGAAATCGGTCAGTTGATAATGCCTCCGTGGCCACTTTAAAAGGCTGTAGCAATGAGCTCACCtacagaaaaaacataaataggCTACTGTAAGAATATTTGACGGTGGGCCTAATATTCTGCTCCTCTGTCACGCTGAACATGTTATGGCCTGTTAATGATTATTGGTTTGTTAATTTAGGCATGCAAAATCGCTGTGTTAGTTTAATGTCTGTGACTCACCTGCTCCATGAGGCTCCACTCGTTGGTGTTCAACTCAAGATGACCGAGTTTTTTCTCCATGATGACAGCTGCCACCGGAGCTTGCTGATCCGCTGCCCGACACACCATGTCGTAAGTGCTGTTCCAACGGGTGGCACAATCATTGATCAGCTTAGCAGGTTTCACTCCGAGCAGCCTCTGTTTAGATTCCAACAGGTAGCTGTCCGTGGTTGACTTGTTGAAATGCAGTGCTGTGGCCTTCAGTCTGTTGATAGGGCTTTCGATAGCTCGCACTGTTAGCCCTTTCCTCACAGCCAAGTTAATAGTGTGGGCCATGCATGGTACATTGGCTACTTGCAGGT is from Larimichthys crocea isolate SSNF unplaced genomic scaffold, L_crocea_2.0 scaffold205, whole genome shotgun sequence and encodes:
- the LOC113744801 gene encoding coiled-coil domain-containing protein 22-like isoform X2; translated protein: MEEVDKILIHALKQVGTVVSEETDSVKLFSSELIVEAVVRCIRVIDPGLGSALPTSLPPGMSARFRVGMSLAQACQDIGYKGEIGYQTFLYSNEPEIRSLLMFLVEKLPRERAEVSDQPTGKSVVLQRAIAAVIKAQLAVPWLPSNCRLPLLDETQCPGALHSFHVQSLSLPHCSKGPGKKQLKEVMDYQRYILPPVTAQFSRHTSVLASILEQHIAELSAAQEWDNEWNSQGLLSRLTPQDYHCRKLTRMHKRIKEQLHSATLTSPESPLSGLCSTSDLSELLQAFRCSDPSDHVLTKGTHFTHTQKFTFTQVAAMTSSIPTGHQSENDIQLCQQEELTLLQQQFHQLCSDVNQLAADIKHLSVPYTQVAQTCTHT
- the LOC113744801 gene encoding coiled-coil domain-containing protein 22-like isoform X1, whose translation is MEEVDKILIHALKQVGTVVSEETDSVKLFSSELIVEAVVRCIRVIDPGLGSALPTSLPPGMSARFRVGMSLAQACQDIGYKGEIGYQTFLYSNEPEIRSLLMFLVEKLPRERAEVSDQPTGKSVVLQRAIAAVIKAQLAVPWLPSNCRLPLLDETQCPGALHSFHVQSLSLPHCSKGPGKKQLKEVMDYQRYILPPVTAQFSRHTSVLASILEQHIAELSAAQEWDNEWNSQGLLSRLTPQDYHCRKLTRMHKRIKEQLHSATLTSPESPLSGLCSTSDLSELLQAFRCSDPSDHVLTKGTHFTHTQKFTFTQEVAAMTSSIPTGHQSENDIQLCQQEELTLLQQQFHQLCSDVNQLAADIKHLSVPYTQVAQTCTHT
- the LOC113744800 gene encoding zinc finger BED domain-containing protein 1-like, whose translation is MLERQRKITDKLTRFICKDMRPINISQGSGFKDFVQELEPRYAVPSRATISDRVVKLYDATKDNIKKMLSGENISLTTDGWTSIATEAYVSYVTVTAHFINEDWELKDIILKTAEVQKTHTAEHVAECIANILGEYNVRPQSVLSITTDNAANYINAVERHLQVANVPCMAHTINLAVRKGLTVRAIESPINRLKATALHFNKSTTDSYLLESKQRLLGVKPAKLINDCATRWNSTYDMVCRAADQQAPVAAVIMEKKLGHLELNTNEWSLMEQVSSLLQPFKVATEALSTDRFPTASAVLPLKYVLMSHLQPSTGDPQALNDMKTKISADLEKRYSHTKDAFMLLNSASYLDPRFHRLIHLTGEQQQEVRDKVHREMRLIAEDEEHAENEEGAGDGTPLGAMGSLLGNVYRQFAGPGGTLDSGLVLQQEMRMYDAETPIPSDSNPLSWWKTSGTKYPHLARLARRYLSIPGTSVRAERVFSTAGMIVNKKRSALDPANVDRLVFLANNL